From a region of the Alnus glutinosa chromosome 1, dhAlnGlut1.1, whole genome shotgun sequence genome:
- the LOC133863880 gene encoding pentatricopeptide repeat-containing protein At5g13270, chloroplastic, translated as MSSINAQNLLLPPRHSPVVGVAHDKVRAAIRSTSFDEIPSWVSLKCNSSTIKSHRIQQGQVENLHLISLSKQGKLKEVEEFLKRMDEAGVSVSPHSYKSLLETCGRLRAISDGRLIHDRLRITVKDPTGFLEDYVLRMYCDCGSFVDAQKLFDGMLERSLVSWTIIISAYAKEGLLDKAVRLFSHMQRSVSGITPIPSIYISLLRSLKDSSLLELGKQIHSHAIRNGFGSNVPVITAIVNMYVKCGWLEGAELVFDRMLEKNAVAWTGLMVGYTQAEKLEDALVLFAKMVKEGIPMDEFVFSIILKVCGVLEYLNMGRQIHGYSVKLGMDSNVSVGTPLVDLYVKCGSFGSACQAFERITEPNDVSWSCIITGYCQIGEFEESLKIFKSLKSKGVVLNSFVYTSIFQACAALADLNLGAQAHADAIKRGLVSYLYGESAMITMYSRCGRLDYAYRAFESLDKPDTVAWTAIICGYAYHGNATEALRLFNRMRDCGVRPNAVTFIGILTACSHSGLVTEGKNYLDSMKGEYGVDPTVDHYECMVDIYSRAGLLEEALELIRSMAFEADAMSWKILLGGCRTHQNLELGKIAAENLLQLEPDDPATYIVMFNLYASFGKWEEAAHFRRMMAERNLRKEVSCSWITVKGEVHRFIVGDRHHPQAEQIYSKLREFTSSTENDENALLTEEDVSSVLPERKAQLLDHSERLAIAFGLISTSSNVPIRVFKNLRACKDCHDFAKQVSLATGRQIIVRDSNRFHHFKLGECSCNDYW; from the coding sequence ATGTCTTCAATCAATGCCCAAAACCTTTTGCTACCTCCCCGTCATTCTCCAGTAGTAGGCGTAGCTCATGACAAAGTTCGGGCGGCAATAAGATCTACAAGTTTTGATGAAATCCCTTCATGGGTCTCTCTCAAATGCAACTCATCTACGATTAAAAGCCACCGAATCCAACAAGGCCAAGTTGAAAATTTACACTTGATTTCTTTATCAAAACAAGGGAAGCTCAAAGAAGTTGAGGAATTTCTTAAACGCATGGATGAGGCCGGCGTTTCCGTTAGTCCCCACTCGTATAAAAGCCTCTTGGAAACATGTGGCAGGCTGCGAGCTATATCGGATGGCAGATTGATTCACGACCGGTTGCGAATAACGGTGAAGGACCCAACTGGATTTCTTGAGGATTACGTTCTTCGGATGTATTGTGACTGTGGGAGTTTCGTGGACGCACAGAAATTGTTTGATGGAATGCTAGAGAGGAGTTTGGTCTCGTGGACTATAATTATCTCTGCTTACGCGAAGGAGGGGCTTTTGGACAAAGCTGTTCGGTTGTTCTCGCATATGCAGAGGTCAGTATCAGGAATTACACCGATCCCGTCTATCTATATTAGCCTCTTACGGTCCTTGAAAGATTCTTCTCTTTTAGAGCTTGGGAAACAGATACATTCTCATGCGATAAGAAATGGGTTCGGTTCTAATGTTCCGGTTATCACGGCAATTGTCAACATGTATGTTAAGTGTGGTTGGTTAGAGGGTGCCGAGCTTGTTTTTGATCGGATGCTTGAAAAAAATGCTGTGGCTTGGACTGGGTTGATGGTAGGGTACACCCAAGCTGAGAAACTGGAGGATGCCCTGGTATtgtttgctaagatggtcaaggAAGGCATTCCCATGGATGAGTTCGTGTTCTCCATAATTCTCAAGGTGTGTGGTGTTCTGGAGTACTTGAACATGGGAAGGCAAATTCATGGTTATAGTGTTAAACTTGGAATGGATTCTAATGTTTCAGTAGGAACTCCTCTTGTGGACCTTTACGTCAAATGTGGGAGTTTTGGATCTGCTTGCCAAGCGTTTGAGAGGATAACTGAACCGAATGATGTTTCATGGAGTTGTATAATCACTGGTTATTGCCAAATTGGTGAATTTGAGGAGTCTCTCAAGATTTTTAAATCTCTAAAGAGTAAAGGCGTGGTTTTAAATTCATTTGTATATACTAGCATTTTCCAAGCCTGCGCTGCACTTGCAGATTTAAATTTGGGTGCTCAAGCTCATGCTGATGCAATAAAAAGAGGGTTAGTTTCCTACCTATATGGAGAGAGTGCTATGATTACTATGTATTCAAGATGTGGGAGATTAGACTATGCGTACCGAGCCTTTGAATCACTAGACAAACCTGATACTGTTGCCTGGACTGCTATAATTTGTGGTTACGCTTATCATGGCAATGCCACTGAAGCTTTAAGGCTTTTCAATAGAATGCGGGACTGTGGTGTAAGACCAAATGCAGTTACATTTATAGGAATTTTAACCGCTTGCAGTCATTCCGGCTTGGTCACAGAGGGCAAGAACTACTTGGATTCGATGAAGGGTGAGTACGGTGTGGACCCAACTGTTGACCATTATGAGTGTATGGTCGATATATACTCTCGTGCCGGGCTACTAGAGGAGGCTCTTGAATTGATAAGGAGCATGGCTTTTGAAGCTGATGCAATGAGTTGGAAAATTTTATTGGGTGGGTGTAGGACCCATCAGAATCTTGAGCTTGGAAAGATTGCAGCAGAAAACCTGCTTCAGCTGGAACCAGACGATCCAGCCACTTATATTGTCATGTTTAACTTATATGCTTCATTTGGGAAATGGGAAGAAGCAGCTCATTTTAGAAGGATGATGGCCGAAAGGAACTTGAGAAAGGAAGTCAGTTGCAGTTGGATTACTGTCAAGGGTGAAGTGCATCGGTTTATTGTAGGTGATAGACACCATCCACAAGCAGAACAGATTTACTCAAAATTAAGGGAGTTCACTTCATCCACTGAGAATGATGAAAATGCCCTTCTAACTGAAGAGGATGTCTCCTCTGTATTGCCTGAACGGAAAGCACAGCTTCTTGACCATAGTGAGAGACTTGCTATAGCATTTGGGCTCATATCCACATCAAGTAACGTTCCAATTCGGGTTTTTAAGAACCTCCGGGCGTGCAAAGACTGTCATGATTTTGCAAAGCAAGTGTCCTTGGCAACGGGACGCCAAATTATTGTGAGAGATTCCAACAGATTCCATCACTTCAAGTTAGGGGAGTGTTCTTGCAATGATTACTGGTGA